In the genome of Brachypodium distachyon strain Bd21 chromosome 3, Brachypodium_distachyon_v3.0, whole genome shotgun sequence, the window AATCTATTGATGTATACAGTTCTTTGTGTGATTGTGTTGCAAGAACTAAGCAACCTTTTGTATTTATGCAGGTTGAAACGGAGTTTGTACCTCTTTACAGTACTTATGGCATTGGATTGACTACATGGAGTCCTCTAGCTTCAGGAGTTCTCACTGGAAAATATAGCAAAGGAAATATACCTGCTGAAAGTAGGTTTGCCCTGGACAATTACAAggtattttggaaactttGTCCCGGTATTACAGATCCAAAGTCCTGATTTTCTTCTTAACTGGAATTAGAATATTTATGTCCCCTCGTTGAAGGCCAAAAAACCCAATGCTCTCGGTCATAGTAGATATTTGTTCCATATGCTGATTTGACTTGTGAAGCAGCTACTAGGACAAGTTCTGCCTTTTCGTTCCACTTGCTTATTTAATCTAACTCAAGTGTTTGTAATAGAGTATCCATTCCGAGTAGGCTTATGAAACCTGCCTCTAACAAATGCATCGATTCTAAACCAATTTTACCTATCTCACGTGTATATTTATAAAATGGTCCTAAGATAAGAGCTTTGCTTCTCTTTCCAGAACCTGGCTAACAGATCTCTGGTTGATGACACACTTAAAAAAGTGAATGGGCTAAAGCCTATTGCTTCTGAACTTGGTGTTTCATTAGCTCAACTTGGCATTGCCTGGTGTGCATCGAACCCCAATGTCTCCTCTGTGATTACCGGAGCCACTAAAGAAAGCCAGGTACATAACACCCACCTTTCTTCTGCAGAAGTTCACTTCTCGTCAAACCAATGTTTCGGTATTAGCAATGCTAGCACATAATATGTTGACCGTGTTAACAGATCGTCGAGAACATGAAGGCTCTTGATGTCATCCCCCTGCTGACCCCAGAGGTTCTGGACAAGATCGAGGCGGTTGTCCAGAGCAAGCCAAAACGCACCGAGTCGTACAGATGAAGCGGTTTTACCTGTGTGCAGAGTGTGTCGTGTGCCAGGGGTTTGGCATTCACCTGGTGGAATTTTTTAGCCAACTTTATCTCCAGTACCGAAACTATATGCCTGGTTCTGCTGTGTAGTCTTCCAGTGTGTACTCTGTCCTGAAACATTTCTCAAGTCACAGACACCAGTCTGTCTGCTCCGTGTGTATTCTGCATTTCTTGATAGCATCTTATGTGATTCCTGGAATGTTCTGCTTGGGCGGTTGCTGGCGCTGTTGCAATGACATGTTGTCCTGCCATTGTTTGCGAGCACCAAAGGTGTGTTATGGACCACGCATCTGGAGCGTGTCCCCTTGGTCCAGCTGCAAGATTTTAATGGCAGACAAGCCACAGTACCATCATAATGTTACCCAAGTTTTTTCTGTGCTGaagctttctttttctttggggCCAGAAAAACTGGGATGAGTCTGCTGTCGCTTGAGAAGGAACTTTGTGCTCACTGCTCAGTGTTCTTTCCGGAGCAAAGAAAACACGGGCCCTTCTCCTCTCatcgagctgctgctgctgctgatcgcGAAGCCTGGGAGGGTGAGACGAGGAGACACGAACACCGGTGGATTGACGTGGTTTGAGCCGGGAATTATCTCTCATCCGGTGTCAACTCACCAAACAAACAGTCAGATTATTATCCCGGTCGGCACGTTCCAGGTGGATAGGGGTCTGATCCCTGTCCATGATGATGTTaaaaaactactccgtattagagCCTGTTCGTTTCGTAAGAAAGATGGAGGAAAAATGCAGGGATAGGATTTTTTCCTTTGATGGTACTGTTCATGCATTCAgttcatagaaatggaccatAGGAAATTCTGCTTCCAGTTCGTCTTCTAAGCATGCTCgttgatgctgctgctgctgcttgctctgCTCTTGTTTAGCCTTGGATCATGCATTTTGCGCAGCATGAGCTCTTATTGTTCAGCAGGTATTGTTTAGCCTTTGGATCATATTGCAAGCGCCTTGGGTTCCTGTGTAGGGCGCCCAAtcttttgtttggcttttcaATTTGTGTGCACGGCGTAAACTCTGGGTGAAAACTTGCAGCTACTCCGGTCCTTCTCTAGGTGAAAACCAAGATTTGGTTATTATTGGATTCGGTGACAATGAGTTGCTTTAGACACCCAGACTTTTGGTGTCATCTGGTGTCTTGTTTTGTTGAAGGTGTAGCGTTCCGTCTTGGGTAGCTGGTTGCCTGGTTAGTTGGTATTTGAGTGGTTCcttctttcttgttttgcCAAGGTTGTCGAATTACGCACAATGAGGGGTTGCTtcatactctctccatttcataaaggttggcatatttcgtttcgttaagacaagcctttgaccaaaaattactctattaatatataagttatatgatacgaaaccatgataattagcaagaacttttaaaaacgaatccattgatataaatttcatgtatgaaaaaatacATATCAATAGAATTTTCATTAAtcaaaaccttgtcttaacgaaacaaaatacgccaacctttgtgaaatggagggagtatgtccTTTCGTTTGTGATGGTGTGTGATGCCTCTCGTTCTTATGTTTTACTTTGGCTGATGCTGCCGTTGTATTTGTTATGTCCCAATTTTTTCACTTAATTGAAATGGTGCTTCATATGTCCTTTGGTGTGTCATGGTGTGTGATGCCTTTCGTTCTTATGTTTACTTTGGCTGATGCTGCCGTTGTACTATTTTGTTGTGTCCCAAATCTTTCACCTAATTGAAATTGTTCACTGAAATAACATCTCACGCAATTTTCTAATTTTAATGTTTGAATTATGCATGGGTCTGCAGGGTTATGGAACAAGTCCTGGTTCACGTGAGGCCCGGATGGCTGCAGAGCGTCGGCAAGGGAAACTGATCGAGGCGGCCAAAAGAAAGTGGGAAACGGAAGCGGCCAAGAACTTGCAATTCAAGTTTTGTGCACTGGGCTTCGCTCTCGGCGTAGGCGGTGGTTATGTTTTACGTTGTGGCATTTAGTTCTTCCGTACCAGTCATGTTGAATAATTCTGTGTAAATCATGGTCGAACCAGGATCTATTGTGTTATCGTCCGCCCTAGTAGTAAATAGTGGTTGATTTGCCTATGCTCGGAAAGCCAAGCATGCCTGGTCCTGAAACATTTCTCAAGTGTACCAGCATCTCGTGTGATTCCTGGAATGTTCTGCTTGGGCCGTTGCTGTTGGTGTTGCGATGACATATTATTCTCCTGCCATTGTTTGGGAGCACCAAAGATGTGGCAAGGACCACGCATCTGGAGCGTGTCCCCCTTGGTCCAGATGCAAGATTTCAATGGCAGGCAAGCCACAGTAAGTACTATCATAATGTTACCTACTCTAAGCTTTTTTTGGGGGGCAGAAAAACTGGGATGAGTGAGTGTGCTGTCGCTTGCAAGGAACCTTGTGCTCAGTGTTCTTTCTGGAGCGAAGGAAACAAGGGCCCGTTCCCAATCAAGATTCTTCCAGAATTCGTGGGACGACGAGCTGTCTACTGCGAAATTCATGTGTGATCTCCCATATCATGCCGTTGGTGTGTGCTTTCAGCTTGGCCGGCAAAGCAAATGTTGCCGTTTGGTACGGCTGGCGTGTGGTCGCATCAGCTCATCCATCACACCACAATTGCAGCACGGTCGGTTCTACACACAAAATTGCCAAACTGTATCCTCTCCAGAACATAATCCTACAGCTAAGAACAGAGCAGTGTGTACAGCAAAGGATCCAAACGATAGGAGGATTCGTACTTCTGCCACACTCACTCACACACAATTAACACGTGCCCCCGCTGATCAACACTTGAGCAGCAGAAACGTGGGCGAAGAGCTCAGTGGAAGGCACAATGAGGCAAAAACAGAATTAAGAACAGATGCTAGTGGTCACGCAACTATCGTGGCTTCTGCTATCTTAACTAGGCACAAGTAATCACACGACTATGCCAGAGACATGGGCTGAAGGCAACCGGAGCATCGCCAGCGGCAATAGCTATTTTGCGAGCTCGTTGTGCGATCTCATGGTCTGCCTCTTGTCGCGGCTGCGGTTCTGTGAATAGCTTGACATCGTGCCCCTGCGGTAGAATGTTGCCAAAATGGGCGTCAATCAAGGTAGAACCAAAGTAGATACTATACATCTTAGTTGATAGCAATGCTGAAAGCCTGATAGTGGAAAAATACCAAACTTGAAGTTTCTAGATTCAGTTTAATGGGATGCAGAGACAAACAATGGTAAATTCTAATCAAGATATCGACTACCCCTTGACTGTACGAGGGAGGGAAGGAATCTAACCAAGACCGTTGGCGTCTGATGCCCTCATGATCCTAAGCCTCTTCACAGAGCCAACAAACATTCTGCACACACACAGGTAAGCAAAACTATAAGAACTTGGGGAAACTTTTAAGTACATAATTTATTTGTGAAGAGATTCTAATAGATGCCTAGTGTAGAAAAGAGGGCTTACTCCCAAGGAACATCTCCAACAAGCATCCAGTCCCCATCCCTGTCTTCGTATGTGAGCTGATATTCAGACGAGTTATCTAACAGCTTCAGAGACTTTGTACTATCTGACAATGCCAAGATCAATATAACGAATATATGAATAAAAGATTCAtcaaaatcttgaaattttGTACTTTTGCAAAGTTGCAATCGACTTAAGTAGTATGCATGTCTAGGGATATTGAACTGTACCAATGCAACTCCGCTGCCATAGCTATTGCACTATAAATAATGCAGTATCATTTAATTGACACATCAACAGACGGGTACTGATTCAAATGTATATAAGCTGTATGCCATTTAGATTGATTATGTGAGCTTAATATTTGTGTATTACGAACTACGCAAGGTAGAAGCTGTGATCAATGCTTACTAGAAGCGCAAAGACCGGCAGACGGCTTCGTGAACATGATCTCAAGGGCTAAGGCGAGGGTCTTGTATGAGCGATGGGCATTGAGGTCCACCTTCCTTCCAATGACCTCTCCATCCATGTTCACCTTCACCCATCCGGGAGCCCGTCCCTTCTTCTCGCCTTCCTCCTTGTCTTTGTGCAAGTCAGATTCATCGGCGACAGTCTTCTTGGTTTCGGCCTCTGAAGCATTGTCTTTAGCCTGGCCGAACAGGCTGTTCATCCTGAAGGCTCTTATGGGTGGCCATCCCACCACTCCAAAGCTGCGGGCAAAGGGAAGAATAGCAGTTTGGATTAGTTGGGATCAAGTAGATATGGATAGCCCAGCGAATCAAGGTCATTATGTTCCTTGTTTCGCACAGAGTCTTACTATCTTAGGCAAGAAAAAGTGTCGGTATCTGCAGATCAAAATAGTAAATCAACCACCAgagattttcattttgttcCTGCTAACACTCTTCTGGGGAGCAGTGTAAACTAGCCAGTACAGCGTGCAGTTCAGAGTTTCAGATCAAAATAGTGAACACGTTTTTGCAGATTTTTCTAAGGGCTTTGCAGGAATTATGATGTTAGTATGTATCGGGGGTTAATGAATTGATCGATGCAAACTTTTTGCTGAACGAAACAAACTTTTTTTACTTTGGCACTGAAGGCATCGAAgagagaagagcaagaagCTAAATTGGAGCTGTTCTTGCCGCTCACTCTGTCACTCACCTTTGTGGGTGCCCGGCAGCTATCGTCccgggcgaggcggcggcggtggggccCTCCTCTTCCGCTTTGGCCctcctgctcgccgccgccggggaggaggacgacacGGAGGAGTCCGGggacagcgccgccgccgggtgaAGGTCCCTGGCCGTCAGGATGCGGCACGgcgtcggcggaggcggctgcttCTTGGACCCGAGGCTGAGCCCCAGCTCGAGctcctcttccccgccggAGTTCTCTtccaccacctccgccgccgcagccggagccggaggtgGCTCGCCGGGGCCGGACGCCGCCAGGGTGGGTCCTCCTCTCATcgagcggctgctgctgctacgggtttgagagggagaggagagagtgAGATTGTGAGAGGAGACACCTCGAGAGGGAGGAAAGTGGAAAGAGGAGGCTGCGCTCCGAGAGAGGAGGCTACGAATGATTATCTGAGCAGCTACTCCAACTCCAGCTATAGCTAGATGAGTTAtgggtgtgcgtgcgtgtaCGTTGCTCTCGAGTACCTCTTtcccgacatgtgggccatgGATTGCCGGGTTGTTGGACTTAATTGCTAGGGAACGCCTCTCGACTGTCTCCaagaaaaacaattttttttcatatataatACCAGTACTGCCACTAAAGCAAAACGTGAAGCTTACTATATGGTGCATCTCTTATTCTCTTTGTAAAATGCTTGTGGGATCTTGACGTGATCATCAATAAATGTTTAACACTACATCAGCTAGTTTTTATAAGAtgctttattttttattataagtCTAAAGGTTTGAccaattttattaaaaaatgcAATAATATGTAcagtatcaaataagtatattactccctccaatccatattacttgtcggagatttgtctagatacatttagaTACgcgtgtatctagacaaatttATTGTATAggtacatgcgtatctagacaaacctgcgacaaataatatggattAGAGGAccaagatatatatcatggtaAATGTAATAAAACTAATCTAGAGTCGTAGACGGTGATAAAGTTTATTTCAATAAACTtaatcaaaattttaaaagtttgactcAAGTTTGACTCTAGTTGAATGTCACGACTCGCGACAATGTTGAATTCCAGAAAAACTAATAATTTTGGATTTAGGAGAAACATGAGAATGCTCCTAACTTGTGCGTACATAACATGGTTGctagaagttttttttttgataaaacattttttgttgaaccTAAAAGTCATATCAAGAAGATAACAAAATCACACCAAACATTTGGATAACAAAATGCATAGAGCCcaacaaaaccaaaagaaaagaaaattacaagtGTCTTATTACAACCAACACGGATTATAGATAAAAACCTCCCTAACGCTCCACTTGAGTACAAAAAGACATAGACGATCATGTGCACTTTCCATTACAGCAATGTCCAAAACCGAAACACAATGAATACATTGAAAGATAGCATGCGCAAGAGAAAACATTTGGATGTgacacatgaaaaacaaagTGCTGTCCCATGGTTTAAGACGAAAAGAAGAGAAacgctattttttttcttcataatTTCCATTCAAGTGGGCACAGTTGCCAGTTCCATTACAGCAATGTTCAAAACCGAAACACAATGAATACATTGAAAGATAACATGCGCGAGAGATAACATTTGGATGCgacacaagaaaaacaaagtatTGTCCCATGGTTTAAGACGAAAAGAAGAggaatgctattttttttccttcataaTTTCCATTCGAGTGGGCACAGTTGCcagtattttccttttctttggtGTTCCTGGATGATGGTTGCCCGTGGAGAGCGGCGGGGCACGGAGTTGCTTTGCTGGGTGTACGCAAAAGACAAGGAAAAAAGATAcgtataaaaaaagaaaattcaggCCCCATTTGGTTCACGGGAAAACCACAGGAAAGGTGGAGGAACACTGTTCACAGGGGAAATGTTTCCTTTCTACCGTTTGGAACACAGGAAAAGCTACGGGAATTCTACAGGATAGGAATGGAGATCCTTTGGTTTTACAGGATTCATAacatccactccaacctctttttttcttttcctttgcgGAGGCCCGAGGCGCTGAAGCTCTGTGTTCGTTGTAATCACCAAGGAAGCTGTGCTAACGATGGTACTTCCCCCGTGGTGGTAGAAAGATGGAGAAAACACGTTGCTAGGCCCACTGGTCAGCCCTTCCATAGTCGGTACTACGTATCCGTACAACAGTCCCACTAATCCGTCCTAAATTGCATTAGACTGATTTGTTATGGAGTACAAGTAATACGTTGGTTAATGTTTTAGAAAAATACGTAAGCTTGTATAGACAAAGTCCCGTAATCTTTTGCTTTCCTGTGTTCCAAACAGTTTGTTGGAATTTTTTCATGAGTTTTAGATTCCTCTGTTTTTCACGTGCATTACTTTCCTATTTCTGTGTTTTCTCCTATCCCTATGTTTTGAATTCCTGTGAACCAAACGGCGGAAATTGGACGGACAAAAGGTATAGGAATAGGAATTGTAACTGCTTCAACTAGAAAAGGCTTCCGCTACCGCGCTAAAGATATTTCTAGTTTAGACCTTCTCAAAACTGGTGGAAAAATTCGCATTAAACTGGAAATATACAAGCAAAATCCCAGGGGGAAACAAAATGTATATACCTGTTGCTCCAAGATCAGGCAACACCGCAACAAGATCAGCAAAGCTCATTCGAAGTTgtgaaccaaaaaaaaaaactgatttaTTTCCCATGTTGTCTTCTCACGATTCCAACTGGGCTAACTTAACAAATAGTCTATTTTATTCGTAAAGTGTGACGGTACATAAACTTTTGTATTCGACATCATTTTTTTATCTCATCAAGTTAcaatcttcttttttcatacAGTTATTGTCACACGCGTGGCTCTCATACTGCCTGAGGATCTATACTCTAGGGTTCTGAGCCTCTACTTCGCATCCCTGGATAGGAAATTTTGCGACGGGACGTGGCGCACATTGGAGAGTTCATCCACCGAGTCTCCCCGCTCGAAGACAGCCGCTGCGCCCATACCAGATCCTGCAGTGGACGCACATACAACATGGTTAGTTACCACTGAAATGTGTTAGTATTCGCCTATTGCCCAAGCACCTGTGTGAATGTGCATCACTAATCGTAGAGAAGAGAACTAACCGATGCACATGGTCACGACACCGAATCTGCAGTCTCTACCCCTGCGCTTCATTTCATTCAGAAGAGTAGCGATGCACCGGGCACCTGAATGAACAAACAGGTTCACCAGTTACATTGTGTCTTGTTCAGATCAGATGATGGGCAGCAGTTTATTTGCAGCAGTAGCACTTCTGTTGACACCATGACATCCTAATGTTTATTTGAATAATCTCGCATCCGAGTGGGTAGATATTTCATATTTGATTACCTGTTGCACCAAGAGGATGTCCCATAGCAATCGCGCCTCCGTTCACGTTTACTTTTGACCGGTCTAGTCCCAACGTCTTGCAGCAATAGACAAATTGAGAGGCAAAGGCCTACACACAGATGGATCAGGTATCAATAATTGCTACGTACACAAGAGAAAAGGCTGAGACCGTAACAAACTAAGAACTGAACAGACCTCGTTCAATTCAAAGAGATCAATATCGTCAATCTCGAGGCCAGCAGATTTCACAGCAGCAGGTATTGCTACCGCAGGACCAACGCCCATAACAGCTGGATCCACTCCAACAGCAGCGAAGCTCCTAAAATGATGATATAAAGAAACACATCAGTAAATGAACATGTATGCGCCTAAGCAATAACAAACACAAGATGAGTAACTGTGTCTCAGATAGCATCCAGTAAAGTTGTTAACAATGGGACAAATGCTATGTCTGTGTATAAGGGAAAGCAAAAGGAGCACCTAAAAACACCAAGTATAGGAAGTCCCTTGCTCATTGCTACAGCTCTCCTCATGAGAAGAACGGCTCCAGCACCATCACTCACTTGACTAGAGTTACCTACATGGGTTTAATAAATTTCAGACGAAGACCCCAAAAAAACCTCTAGTTGCAACAGTAGTGTAACTGAAGGTGTTAAAGAGCTGTGCAATACCTGCAGTTGTAGTCCCATCCTTCTTAAAAACTGTTTTAAGCTTCGCCAATCCAGATGCTGTGGTCCCTGGCCTAATTCCATCATCAACTGATATGACAACTTTCTTTTCCTCTCCAGTTTTGGGGTCAATGATCTGTAGAATGAATAATATTAGCGAATATTCCTATCAGATACTTTCTGTTAAGTAAGAAATTTAGTGTTCTTTATCTGCAGAACTAGTCGTGGTGGTCAGATAAAAACACATTAACAAGACTAATTTTGAGACAGCTAAATGCATCCTAATAAGAAAACAGATTAGCTATAGTTACCAGCTAACATGAATATAAGGGGGAAATAGGATAAATGACACTTACCTTTGTAGGCACTGGTATGATCTCATCCTTGAACTTTCCAGAAGCTGTGGCTGCGGCAGCTCTCATATGAGACTCAGCCTGTTAAAGGGCAAAACTTCAATCAAATTTTTAATCCAAAGAGAAGCAATGGAAATAAAATGTAATGCATACATGAGGAACTTACAGCAGCCTGATCTTGCTCCTGTCTGGTTACACCGTATCGGTGAGCAACATTTTCAGATGTTATTCCCATAGGCAGAAGACAATCCTGTGCTTTTTGCAATTCAATTACCTGCAAGAAAGAATGTGTTATCAAGGCACAAACAGAGTACGTGCAGCAAAATAAATAGTTCGTACAGAATCCATACTCTCGGGTTTACTTGGCCTTCCCAACCCATTGCATTTACCGACATGGATTCCAGACCTGCACCAATCCCTGTTTTGGACAAAAAAGAGTAGTTCAGCGCCTCAAACTCAAAACGTGCTCTGCAGCAAAATTAGAATTTTACAATAAAGCATATCATAACCACCTATGTCATAGAAGCCAGCTTTTatggcagcagcaacatcagCGACTGCCTGTAGCCCAGATGAGCATTGTCGGTTCACAGTTCTCACAGGAACGGTTTCTACATCAACGAAGAGGAAATTAAGGAAATATAAATCATGTCCATAAGAAAGCAGCCTTTCCTTCATCTGAGGGTGACATGATTGAAAATATAGTATTTACCAGGAAATCCAGCTAAAAGTGATGCTGTCCTGCATTCGATTGCACGCTGAGAACCTGGACCTAGCACGGTCCCAACTACAATGTCCCCAATTTCACCTGGGTTGATTCCAGTGTTGTCCAGAACAGCCTATACATGGAAATACGAAGCAAGCAACAAACTGAGTACGGGTGTCCTTCCGATTTGATCAGACCAGTTATAACTGTCACAGGGACTCAGGGAGGCAACACTACAAGTGCAAACCTTGAGAACAGGAGTAAGAAGGTCCTCAGGGTACGTGTCCTTGAAGCCTCCTCGCTTTGCCTTGCAAATCGGTGTCCTGTAGGCACTGCAGGTGACACAGCAAAGGATAAAGCGATTATAAAGAACATCGCATCCATCAGCACATTTACATGCGCCGCATATTCATTACTGTTAATTTGCATTTCCAGACTCATTTGGATAGCGACTGTGATTACGACCTAGCTGGCGGTGA includes:
- the LOC100833893 gene encoding auxin-responsive protein IAA10, with protein sequence MRGGPTLAASGPGEPPPAPAAAAEVVEENSGGEEELELGLSLGSKKQPPPPTPCRILTARDLHPAAALSPDSSVSSSSPAAASRRAKAEEEGPTAAASPGTIAAGHPQSFGVVGWPPIRAFRMNSLFGQAKDNASEAETKKTVADESDLHKDKEEGEKKGRAPGWVKVNMDGEVIGRKVDLNAHRSYKTLALALEIMFTKPSAGLCASNSTKSLKLLDNSSEYQLTYEDRDGDWMLVGDVPWEMFVGSVKRLRIMRASDANGLGARCQAIHRTAAATRGRP
- the LOC100834503 gene encoding 3-ketoacyl-CoA thiolase 2, peroxisomal; its protein translation is MEKAIDRQRVLLAHLAPSASSSAQGQQLSASACAAGDSAAYQRSSCFGDDVVIVAAYRTPICKAKRGGFKDTYPEDLLTPVLKAVLDNTGINPGEIGDIVVGTVLGPGSQRAIECRTASLLAGFPETVPVRTVNRQCSSGLQAVADVAAAIKAGFYDIGIGAGLESMSVNAMGWEGQVNPRVIELQKAQDCLLPMGITSENVAHRYGVTRQEQDQAAAESHMRAAAATASGKFKDEIIPVPTKIIDPKTGEEKKVVISVDDGIRPGTTASGLAKLKTVFKKDGTTTAGNSSQVSDGAGAVLLMRRAVAMSKGLPILGVFRSFAAVGVDPAVMGVGPAVAIPAAVKSAGLEIDDIDLFELNEAFASQFVYCCKTLGLDRSKVNVNGGAIAMGHPLGATGARCIATLLNEMKRRGRDCRFGVVTMCIGSGMGAAAVFERGDSVDELSNVRHVPSQNFLSRDAK